One part of the Sphingobium yanoikuyae genome encodes these proteins:
- the nagA gene encoding N-acetylglucosamine-6-phosphate deacetylase yields MRHALVNGSILIDGHFHAGKALLIEGNRIAAILADADVPADVARRDLGGDRLVPGFIDTQVNGGGGVLFNDAPTVEGIAAIGAAHRRFGTTGFLPTLISDDLAVIRQAVAAVDAAIEAGVPGVLGIHIEGPYLNIERKGIHDGDKIRPLDAEGLEVLSSLKRGRTLVTLAPERTSPDMVRQLVERGVIVAAGHSNGRYEDMIGAVEAGLSGVTHLYNAMSPLGSRKPGIVGAALEQDSVTCGIIVDGHHVSATALKIALRCKPCDKLMLVTDAMPSVGSDADEFMLQGRHILVRNGACTDDAGTLAGSNLDMITAVHNSVAMLDVPIERAIAMASAAPAAFLGLTAETGRIAPGLRADLLQLDTQGAVVRSWIGGSY; encoded by the coding sequence ATGCGTCACGCTCTGGTCAACGGGTCGATCCTGATCGACGGCCACTTCCATGCCGGCAAGGCGCTGCTGATCGAGGGCAATCGCATTGCCGCGATCCTGGCCGACGCCGATGTCCCGGCTGATGTCGCGCGGCGCGACCTGGGCGGCGACCGGCTGGTGCCCGGCTTCATCGATACGCAGGTCAATGGCGGCGGCGGCGTGCTGTTCAATGATGCCCCGACGGTCGAAGGCATCGCCGCGATCGGCGCCGCCCATCGGCGTTTCGGCACGACCGGCTTCCTGCCGACGCTGATCAGCGACGATCTGGCCGTCATCCGCCAGGCAGTCGCCGCCGTCGACGCCGCGATCGAGGCCGGCGTGCCGGGCGTGCTCGGCATCCATATCGAAGGCCCCTATCTCAATATCGAGCGCAAGGGCATTCACGACGGCGACAAGATCCGGCCGCTCGATGCCGAGGGGCTGGAAGTGCTGTCTTCGCTCAAGCGCGGCCGCACCCTGGTCACGCTGGCGCCCGAACGGACCTCGCCCGACATGGTGCGCCAGCTGGTGGAGCGCGGCGTAATCGTCGCGGCGGGCCACAGCAATGGCCGCTATGAGGACATGATTGGCGCGGTCGAGGCCGGCCTGTCGGGCGTCACCCATCTCTATAATGCCATGTCGCCACTGGGGTCGCGCAAGCCCGGCATCGTCGGCGCCGCGCTGGAGCAGGACAGCGTGACCTGCGGCATCATCGTCGATGGCCATCATGTCAGCGCCACCGCGCTCAAGATCGCGCTGCGCTGCAAGCCGTGCGACAAGCTGATGCTGGTCACTGACGCCATGCCCTCGGTCGGCTCCGACGCGGACGAGTTCATGCTCCAGGGCCGCCATATCCTGGTCCGCAACGGCGCCTGCACCGATGATGCCGGCACGCTCGCCGGCTCCAATCTCGACATGATCACCGCCGTCCACAACAGCGTCGCCATGCTGGACGTCCCAATCGAGCGCGCCATCGCCATGGCATCGGCGGCCCCCGCCGCCTTCCTCGGCCTTACCGCCGAAACCGGCCGCATCGCGCCGGGCCTGCGCGCCGACCTGCTGCAACTGGATACCCAGGGCGCCGTCGTGCGCAGCTGGATTGGCGGCAGCTACTGA
- a CDS encoding SIS domain-containing protein, with protein sequence MPDTMLNPQDTLMFAEAAEAGAVIARQFAANAETVKALAASLRANPPRGIVTCARGSSDHAATFAKYLFETRLGLLTTSAAPSIASVYGTAPALADMLAIAISQSGKSPDILATVDAAKSAGARTVAMVNVADSPLAGQVDTLLPLHAGPERSVAATKSYIASIASLLNLAAHWSEDAELLAALETAPALLAQAWACDWTPLVEQLATARGLYVIGRGIGFGIAQEAALKFKETSGLHAEAFSAAEVKHGPMALVGPDFPLLVFRQADETAESVDELVREVVARGGQVLIAGEPVDGAIHLPVPAAHPAIEPMLQVQAFYRAVNALSVRRGFNPDQPPHLAKVTETL encoded by the coding sequence ATGCCTGACACGATGCTCAATCCGCAAGATACCCTGATGTTCGCCGAGGCCGCAGAGGCCGGCGCCGTCATCGCCCGCCAGTTCGCCGCCAACGCCGAAACGGTCAAGGCGCTGGCCGCCAGCCTGCGCGCAAATCCGCCGCGCGGCATCGTCACCTGTGCCCGCGGCAGTTCCGACCATGCGGCGACCTTCGCCAAATATCTGTTCGAAACCCGCCTGGGCCTGCTGACCACGTCGGCCGCGCCCTCGATCGCCTCGGTCTATGGCACCGCCCCGGCGCTCGCCGACATGCTGGCCATCGCCATCTCGCAGTCGGGCAAGAGCCCCGACATCCTGGCCACGGTCGATGCCGCCAAAAGCGCAGGCGCAAGGACCGTCGCGATGGTCAATGTCGCCGACTCGCCGCTCGCCGGCCAGGTCGATACGCTGCTGCCGCTCCATGCCGGGCCGGAACGCAGCGTCGCCGCCACAAAATCCTATATCGCATCGATCGCCAGCCTGCTGAACCTTGCCGCCCATTGGAGCGAGGATGCAGAATTGCTGGCGGCGCTGGAGACGGCCCCTGCCCTGCTCGCCCAGGCTTGGGCCTGCGACTGGACACCACTCGTCGAACAACTCGCCACCGCGCGTGGCCTCTACGTCATCGGCCGCGGCATCGGCTTTGGCATCGCGCAGGAAGCCGCGCTCAAATTCAAGGAAACCAGTGGTCTTCACGCCGAAGCGTTCAGCGCGGCCGAGGTCAAGCATGGCCCGATGGCGCTGGTCGGCCCCGATTTCCCGCTGCTGGTCTTCCGCCAGGCGGACGAGACCGCCGAGAGCGTCGATGAACTGGTGCGCGAGGTTGTCGCGCGCGGCGGCCAGGTGCTGATCGCCGGGGAGCCGGTCGATGGCGCCATCCACCTGCCGGTGCCCGCCGCCCATCCCGCGATCGAGCCGATGCTTCAGGTCCAAGCCTTCTACCGCGCGGTCAATGCGCTGTCGGTCCGGCGCGGCTTCAATCCGGACCAGCCCCCGCACCTTGCCAAGGTGACGGAGACCCTCTGA
- a CDS encoding GntR family transcriptional regulator: MPLLAEQIGPLDALGGGPLYRRLEDALREALRTQRLKPNEALPPERDLASELSVSRITLRKALDSLVEEGLLVRKQGAGTFVANRVEKQFAKLSSFSEDMAARGRTVRSEWLGRSVGAVTPDDALTLSLSPGAAVYRFNRIRYADDVAMALEYSTIPGFGLDGADVVGASLYAALEAAGNRPVRALQRLRAVLFNAEQAKLLGIEAGAPGLYIERRGFLDDGRVIEATQSWYRGDAYDFVAELDMRA; the protein is encoded by the coding sequence ATGCCGCTGCTTGCCGAACAGATTGGACCGCTCGACGCGCTGGGCGGTGGCCCGCTCTATCGCCGGCTCGAAGACGCGCTGCGCGAAGCGCTGCGCACCCAGCGACTGAAGCCCAATGAAGCGCTGCCGCCCGAACGCGACCTGGCATCGGAACTCTCGGTGTCCCGCATCACCCTGCGCAAGGCGCTGGATTCGCTGGTCGAAGAAGGACTGCTGGTGCGCAAGCAGGGCGCCGGCACCTTCGTCGCCAACCGGGTCGAAAAGCAGTTCGCCAAGCTCTCCTCCTTTTCCGAGGATATGGCGGCGCGCGGCCGCACCGTGCGCAGCGAGTGGCTGGGCCGCAGCGTCGGGGCGGTGACGCCCGATGACGCGCTGACGCTGAGCCTCAGCCCTGGCGCGGCGGTCTACCGCTTCAACCGCATTCGCTATGCCGACGATGTCGCGATGGCGCTCGAATATTCGACCATTCCCGGCTTCGGCCTCGATGGTGCCGATGTCGTCGGCGCCTCGCTCTATGCCGCCCTGGAAGCCGCCGGCAACCGTCCGGTCCGCGCCCTCCAGCGCCTGCGCGCCGTCCTGTTCAACGCCGAACAGGCCAAGCTGCTGGGCATCGAGGCAGGGGCGCCCGGCCTCTATATCGAACGGCGCGGCTTCCTGGACGATGGCCGCGTCATCGAAGCGACGCAAAGCTGGTACAGGGGCGATGCCTATGACTTCGTTGCCGAACTCGACATGCGCGCCTGA
- a CDS encoding TonB-dependent receptor encodes MGIRTFLVGTASAIALFSGAAHAQGSDASAPDADANASDIVVTGYRASLAKAIDVKRNADAIVDSISAEDVGKFPNTNVAEALTLVPGVTVDRQFGQGEKVSILGTDPALNRTLLDGQTVASADWFILDSPGRTFNYALLAPQLVGRVDVYKSPEPRIDEGSIGGTVNVVTRKPLELKPFTMAGQLGYLYNDRSKKGDIQGSALVSWHNEEGTFGILASFQRAKDRLRRDGVETYGTMKADQWAGGNADNPVDSRDNGCVGECATTLSNNLDAISPNAFGTSYFEQGRDRLTYSATAQWKPVDELTLEASWLKIDATYNNLNQSMYAFQGNTWNSLGALTGIEVNNGIVTSASFKNALSVLDVQYREAEMKSDTYRGKASWDGGTWDLTVEGGLSDADGGTKRQVFLEFLNWADYTVNIGGAPKSPGSLSYATDVQGNPNAFVTDPGWSGNTVTKPTSDKERYGQADLGFDFDGALKRIQIGYKYRHHETGQQYAGIALNGLGVAAAQFDPKTVAGNYLRGFSGVNDQMTDRFIISGPSMVDYLEGQTLPTPSIFAAAEFTAGNWNIQEDINAVYAQANFDTGTLRGNFGVRYVNTKTDSAGYVCNAGAPCNSAADWTWQTTKRSYDNWLPSANIAWTAQQDLILRFSAAKVMSRPNYADMTNYFWLSDTVLTGGGGNPNLKPYTSGNLNASVEWYFKQGSILSAEVFYKDISNYILQKTAPESYFNQSQGRVTTYQISRPYNAGSAEVKGFAVAYQQNLPYGFGILANYTYSDGSGEGGQALPYNSKHQASVSPFFESGPVALRATYTWRSKYFTGIDRGDNMFVRDSDNLDVSATYNVTPQIGITLSGMNLTDAEYYAYANTTALPRGVYRSGRKFLATVNFNY; translated from the coding sequence ATGGGGATTCGGACTTTTCTGGTCGGTACCGCCAGCGCCATCGCGCTGTTTTCCGGTGCCGCGCATGCGCAGGGAAGCGATGCTTCCGCGCCGGACGCCGATGCAAATGCCAGCGATATCGTCGTCACCGGCTATCGTGCCTCGCTCGCCAAGGCGATCGACGTCAAGCGGAACGCTGACGCGATCGTCGACAGCATTTCCGCCGAAGATGTCGGCAAATTCCCCAATACCAATGTCGCCGAAGCGCTGACGCTGGTGCCCGGCGTCACCGTCGACCGCCAGTTCGGCCAGGGCGAAAAAGTGTCGATCCTGGGCACCGATCCGGCGCTCAACCGCACCCTGCTGGACGGCCAGACGGTGGCGTCGGCCGACTGGTTCATCCTCGACTCGCCGGGCCGCACCTTCAACTATGCGCTGCTCGCGCCGCAGCTGGTCGGCCGGGTCGATGTCTACAAGTCGCCCGAACCGCGCATCGACGAAGGCTCGATCGGCGGCACGGTCAATGTCGTGACCCGCAAGCCGCTGGAGCTGAAGCCCTTCACCATGGCGGGCCAGCTTGGCTATCTCTATAATGACCGCTCGAAGAAGGGTGATATCCAGGGGTCGGCGCTGGTCAGTTGGCATAATGAAGAGGGTACGTTCGGCATTCTCGCCTCGTTCCAGCGCGCCAAGGACCGGCTGCGCCGCGACGGCGTCGAAACCTATGGCACGATGAAAGCCGACCAGTGGGCCGGCGGCAATGCCGACAATCCGGTGGACTCGCGCGACAATGGTTGCGTCGGCGAATGCGCCACCACGCTGAGCAATAATCTCGACGCGATCAGCCCCAACGCCTTTGGCACCTCCTATTTCGAACAGGGCCGTGATCGCCTGACCTATTCGGCCACCGCCCAGTGGAAGCCGGTCGACGAGCTGACCCTGGAAGCGAGCTGGCTCAAGATCGACGCCACCTACAACAACCTCAACCAGTCCATGTATGCCTTCCAGGGCAATACCTGGAACAGCCTGGGCGCGCTGACCGGGATCGAGGTCAATAACGGCATCGTCACCAGCGCGAGCTTCAAGAATGCGCTGTCGGTGCTGGACGTCCAGTATCGTGAAGCCGAGATGAAGTCAGATACCTATCGCGGCAAGGCGAGTTGGGACGGCGGCACCTGGGATCTGACGGTCGAAGGCGGCCTGTCCGACGCGGACGGCGGCACCAAGCGTCAGGTCTTCCTCGAATTCCTGAACTGGGCGGATTATACCGTGAATATTGGCGGTGCGCCCAAGTCGCCGGGTTCGCTGAGCTATGCCACCGATGTTCAGGGCAACCCCAATGCCTTCGTGACCGATCCGGGCTGGAGCGGTAACACCGTCACCAAGCCGACCAGCGACAAGGAGCGTTACGGCCAGGCCGACCTCGGTTTCGACTTTGACGGTGCTTTGAAGCGCATCCAGATCGGCTATAAATATCGCCATCACGAGACCGGCCAGCAATATGCGGGCATCGCGCTCAATGGCCTGGGCGTCGCCGCTGCACAGTTCGATCCCAAGACGGTCGCGGGCAATTATCTGCGCGGCTTCAGCGGCGTGAACGACCAGATGACCGACCGCTTCATCATCAGCGGCCCATCGATGGTCGACTATCTGGAAGGCCAGACGCTGCCGACGCCGTCGATCTTCGCGGCGGCGGAATTTACCGCCGGCAACTGGAACATCCAGGAAGATATCAACGCGGTCTATGCCCAGGCCAATTTCGATACCGGCACGCTGCGCGGCAATTTCGGCGTGCGCTATGTGAACACCAAGACCGACAGCGCCGGCTATGTCTGCAACGCCGGCGCGCCCTGCAACAGCGCGGCGGACTGGACCTGGCAGACGACCAAGCGCAGCTATGACAATTGGCTGCCCAGCGCCAACATCGCCTGGACCGCGCAGCAGGATCTGATCCTGCGCTTCTCCGCCGCCAAGGTGATGTCGCGTCCCAACTATGCCGACATGACCAATTATTTCTGGCTGTCGGACACGGTCCTCACCGGCGGTGGCGGCAACCCGAACCTGAAGCCCTATACGTCGGGCAATCTCAACGCCTCGGTCGAATGGTATTTCAAGCAGGGATCGATCCTGTCGGCGGAAGTCTTCTACAAGGATATCAGCAATTATATCCTGCAGAAGACGGCGCCCGAGAGCTATTTCAACCAGTCTCAGGGCCGGGTGACGACCTATCAGATCAGCCGTCCCTACAATGCCGGTTCGGCCGAGGTGAAGGGCTTTGCCGTCGCCTATCAGCAGAACCTGCCTTATGGCTTTGGCATATTGGCCAACTACACCTATTCCGACGGCTCGGGTGAAGGCGGCCAGGCGCTGCCCTATAATTCCAAGCATCAGGCCAGCGTCAGCCCCTTCTTCGAAAGCGGTCCGGTCGCGCTGCGCGCCACTTACACCTGGCGGTCGAAATATTTCACCGGCATCGACCGTGGCGACAATATGTTCGTGCGGGACTCCGACAATCTGGACGTGTCGGCGACCTATAATGTCACGCCGCAGATCGGCATCACCCTGTCGGGCATGAACCTGACCGACGCGGAATATTATGCCTATGCCAACACTACGGCACTGCCGCGCGGCGTCTATCGCTCGGGCCGCAAGTTCCTGGCGACGGTGAACTTCAACTATTGA
- a CDS encoding beta-N-acetylhexosaminidase, translating into MIRARRLTLLASLMLSGIATAPAIAELPRLLPVPAQMREGEGSFQITSTTPIRVPANDAAAHNAAERFADLVARSRGFRPRIETGADANNAISFRRAKTGAAESYTLDVTGKGAEIAAGDDAGLLYGAVTLWQAMTQDQAAGPVAVAAMHIADTPRFQWRGLMLDSARHFQSPAYVRQLIDWMAVNKLNRLHWHLVDDQGWRIEIPKYPRLTEISAWRVPAGAPGAPPLPKVGGFYTQAEIREIVAYAAARGVMIVPEIEMPGHALAAIRAYPALGMGVPIPPGTESDWGVFPWLYNVDDATFGFLEDVLTDVMALFPSPYIHIGGDEAVKDQWKSSPTMQAKMKALGISSEDAMQGWFMHRIDDFLTKHGRKPIGWDEILEGGASPHATITSWRGIEGAVTAAKSGHDAILSPAPILYFDNRQGFGPLEPPGRGHLSDLRSVYDFNPEPEGLSAAEQQHILGLQGNLFTEHVRTEERAQWQQFPRGSAVAEIGWSPVASHDFASFMDRLVPQMARMGRLGLKPAISALTVTAKTDYAPGDKAARVTLESQSGFPIHYTLDGSAVTPRAPVYKDGLSLPVGTRLRAGTAWRGGMMPGAIDIGLDASFLRRRTDEQLASCANKVVLSLEDDAPAQGERAHFLTDILQPCWLYVDAPVGGATRIAIDVGQLPFNFQIGKDRDAIHFRAPATPAGEVEVRAGSCEGERIAVLPLAPAVGNPEVTRLIAPIAPRNGKANLCITYTAKDVEPLWAIKQVELIP; encoded by the coding sequence GTGATCCGTGCCCGCCGCCTGACGCTGCTTGCGTCGCTGATGCTGTCCGGCATCGCCACCGCCCCGGCCATCGCCGAACTGCCCCGCCTCTTGCCGGTGCCCGCGCAGATGCGCGAGGGGGAGGGCAGTTTCCAGATTACATCCACCACCCCGATACGGGTTCCGGCCAATGACGCCGCCGCACATAACGCGGCCGAGCGGTTCGCGGATCTGGTCGCGCGCAGCCGGGGCTTTCGTCCCCGGATCGAGACGGGCGCTGACGCCAACAATGCGATATCCTTCCGCCGGGCAAAGACCGGCGCGGCAGAATCCTACACTCTCGACGTGACCGGCAAGGGCGCCGAGATCGCTGCGGGCGACGATGCTGGCCTGCTTTATGGCGCGGTGACGCTGTGGCAGGCGATGACGCAGGATCAGGCCGCCGGCCCGGTGGCGGTCGCGGCGATGCACATTGCCGATACGCCGCGCTTCCAGTGGCGCGGGCTGATGCTCGACAGCGCCCGCCATTTCCAGTCGCCGGCCTATGTCCGCCAGTTGATCGACTGGATGGCGGTCAACAAGCTCAACCGGCTGCATTGGCATCTGGTGGATGATCAGGGCTGGCGTATCGAAATCCCCAAATATCCGCGCCTCACCGAAATTTCCGCCTGGCGCGTGCCCGCCGGGGCGCCCGGCGCGCCGCCGCTGCCCAAGGTCGGCGGCTTTTACACCCAGGCCGAAATCCGCGAGATCGTCGCCTATGCCGCCGCGCGCGGCGTCATGATCGTGCCGGAGATCGAGATGCCGGGTCATGCGCTGGCGGCGATCCGCGCCTATCCCGCGCTGGGCATGGGCGTGCCGATCCCGCCGGGTACGGAGTCCGACTGGGGCGTCTTCCCCTGGCTCTATAATGTCGATGATGCGACCTTCGGCTTTCTGGAGGACGTGCTGACCGATGTGATGGCGCTGTTCCCGTCGCCCTATATCCATATCGGCGGCGACGAGGCGGTGAAGGACCAATGGAAATCCTCGCCGACGATGCAGGCGAAGATGAAGGCGCTGGGCATCAGCAGCGAGGACGCGATGCAGGGCTGGTTCATGCACCGCATCGACGATTTCCTGACGAAACATGGCCGCAAGCCGATCGGCTGGGACGAGATATTGGAAGGCGGTGCCTCGCCCCATGCCACCATCACCTCCTGGCGCGGGATCGAGGGGGCGGTGACCGCCGCCAAGTCGGGCCATGACGCGATATTGAGCCCGGCGCCGATCCTCTATTTCGACAATCGCCAGGGCTTCGGGCCGCTGGAACCGCCGGGGCGTGGCCATCTGTCCGACCTGCGCAGCGTTTATGATTTCAATCCCGAGCCCGAAGGGCTGAGCGCCGCAGAGCAGCAGCATATATTGGGGCTGCAGGGCAATCTCTTCACCGAGCATGTCCGCACCGAGGAGCGCGCCCAGTGGCAGCAATTCCCGCGCGGCAGCGCCGTTGCCGAAATCGGCTGGTCGCCGGTCGCGAGCCATGATTTTGCCAGCTTCATGGACCGGCTGGTGCCACAGATGGCGCGCATGGGGAGGCTTGGCCTCAAGCCCGCGATCAGCGCGCTGACGGTGACGGCGAAGACGGATTATGCGCCGGGCGACAAGGCGGCGCGGGTGACGCTGGAAAGCCAGTCGGGCTTTCCGATCCATTATACGCTGGATGGCAGTGCGGTGACGCCGCGCGCGCCGGTCTACAAGGACGGCCTCAGCCTGCCGGTCGGTACCCGGCTGCGGGCCGGCACTGCCTGGCGCGGCGGGATGATGCCGGGCGCGATCGACATCGGCCTCGACGCGTCCTTCCTGCGCCGCCGCACCGACGAGCAACTGGCGAGCTGCGCCAACAAGGTGGTGTTGTCGCTGGAGGATGATGCCCCGGCGCAGGGCGAGCGGGCGCATTTCCTGACTGATATCCTGCAGCCCTGCTGGCTCTATGTCGACGCCCCGGTCGGCGGCGCGACCAGGATCGCCATCGATGTCGGCCAGCTGCCGTTCAATTTCCAGATCGGCAAGGATCGTGACGCCATTCATTTCCGCGCCCCGGCGACGCCGGCCGGCGAAGTGGAGGTGCGGGCCGGCAGTTGCGAGGGCGAGCGCATCGCGGTGCTGCCGCTGGCGCCAGCGGTCGGCAATCCGGAAGTGACCCGCCTCATCGCGCCGATTGCGCCGCGCAACGGTAAGGCAAATTTGTGCATCACCTATACGGCGAAGGATGTTGAGCCCCTATGGGCGATCAAGCAGGTGGAACTGATCCCATGA
- the ptsP gene encoding phosphoenolpyruvate--protein phosphotransferase, with protein MSGMMASVTLRAPLAGWLAPIESVPDPVFAERMMGEGFAIDPIAGEVRAPADATVLTVAPTGHSVSLRLANGAELLIHVGLETVTLGGKGFTPQVKPGDAVAAGDLLIDFDLDAVAQGAKALITPVVLAGEGYALSLEPLDRLVGWQDGVARITALAPVTAKGDSEGDSHQRVVRVDAPHGIHARPAARIAALLRTFVAPVAIVRDGKSVNARSTVALLGLGVRSGDEIIIRGEGSDARVAVEALVALIAAGLGEEAKADYPAPAPVVPQHGPVTAAPGLAIGQVVQLRVADVDVPRDGQGGTTEHAALARAMAAVDAELSAGHGLAAEIAAAHRALLADPELAEAAGHQIDAGRSAAFAWRHATAHAAEAIRATGDPLLMERVADLIDIERQLIAALLGSEPSAVPALPPQSILIAEDLLPSQFLALDRDRLAGICTAAGGPTSHVAILAASAGIPMLVAAGRDVLAIAEGRTVILDADGARIDADPGVNTLSEVSERIAAAREQRSRDRAQAHADCRMADGTRIEIFANLGSQADAAAAVAAGAEGCGLLRTEFLFLERAEAPDEAEQREIYSGIATTLGDRPLIVRTLDIGGDKPVPYLPMAAEENPALGLRGVRLSLARPDLMQVQLRAILRAVPADQCRIMLPMIADLSDYRAVRAMLDAEKAALGIDVPVPLGVMIETPAAAMLADMLAAEADFLSIGTNDLTQYTLAVDRGNAAVSHRIDALHPAVLRLIREVGRGAQRHGRWAGVCGGLASDPLAAPILIGLGITELSATPAAIARLKAVVRTLDMARCIDLAERACAAESAAAVRAMAQGVLA; from the coding sequence ATGAGCGGGATGATGGCCAGCGTGACCTTGCGCGCGCCCCTGGCGGGCTGGCTGGCGCCGATCGAAAGCGTGCCCGATCCGGTCTTTGCCGAACGGATGATGGGCGAGGGTTTTGCCATCGACCCGATCGCAGGCGAAGTGCGCGCGCCGGCCGACGCGACCGTGCTGACGGTGGCGCCGACCGGCCATTCGGTTTCGCTGCGCTTGGCCAATGGTGCGGAACTGCTGATCCATGTCGGGCTGGAGACGGTGACGCTGGGCGGCAAAGGCTTTACGCCGCAGGTGAAGCCGGGCGATGCCGTGGCGGCAGGCGATCTGCTGATAGACTTCGACCTCGACGCCGTGGCGCAAGGGGCCAAGGCGCTGATCACGCCGGTGGTGCTGGCGGGCGAGGGCTATGCCCTGTCGCTGGAGCCGCTCGACCGGCTGGTCGGCTGGCAGGATGGCGTCGCGCGGATCACGGCGCTGGCGCCGGTGACGGCCAAAGGTGACAGCGAAGGTGACAGCCATCAACGGGTCGTGCGCGTCGACGCCCCCCATGGCATTCATGCCCGCCCGGCCGCGCGGATCGCGGCGCTGCTGCGCACCTTCGTCGCGCCGGTGGCGATCGTGCGGGACGGCAAGAGCGTCAATGCACGCAGCACGGTAGCGCTGCTTGGCCTGGGCGTGCGTAGCGGCGATGAGATCATCATCCGGGGCGAGGGCAGCGATGCCCGCGTGGCGGTCGAGGCGCTGGTGGCGCTGATCGCAGCGGGGTTGGGCGAGGAGGCGAAGGCCGATTATCCCGCGCCGGCACCGGTCGTGCCGCAGCATGGGCCGGTGACGGCCGCGCCGGGTCTGGCGATCGGCCAGGTGGTGCAGCTGCGCGTCGCCGATGTCGACGTGCCGCGCGACGGGCAGGGCGGGACGACCGAACATGCCGCGCTCGCGCGGGCTATGGCGGCGGTCGATGCAGAATTGTCGGCGGGCCATGGTCTGGCCGCCGAGATCGCGGCGGCGCATCGCGCGCTGCTCGCCGACCCGGAACTGGCCGAGGCGGCCGGGCATCAGATCGATGCCGGGCGCAGCGCAGCCTTTGCCTGGCGCCATGCGACCGCGCATGCGGCCGAGGCGATCCGCGCGACCGGCGACCCGCTGCTGATGGAACGTGTCGCGGACCTGATCGATATCGAGCGGCAGTTGATCGCCGCCCTGCTCGGTAGCGAGCCCAGCGCGGTGCCGGCGCTGCCCCCGCAAAGCATATTGATCGCCGAGGATCTGCTCCCCTCGCAGTTCCTGGCGCTCGATAGGGACCGTCTGGCCGGAATCTGCACGGCGGCCGGCGGTCCCACTTCCCATGTCGCGATCCTCGCGGCGTCGGCCGGCATCCCGATGCTGGTCGCCGCCGGGCGGGATGTGCTGGCCATCGCCGAGGGGCGGACGGTCATTCTTGACGCGGACGGGGCGCGGATCGATGCCGATCCGGGCGTGAACACATTGTCGGAGGTCAGCGAGCGGATCGCCGCCGCACGCGAGCAGCGCAGCCGCGACCGGGCGCAGGCCCATGCCGATTGCCGCATGGCCGACGGCACCCGGATCGAGATTTTCGCCAATCTGGGATCACAGGCCGATGCCGCCGCCGCCGTGGCGGCCGGGGCAGAGGGCTGCGGATTGCTGCGCACCGAATTCCTGTTCCTGGAGCGGGCGGAGGCGCCGGACGAGGCCGAGCAAAGAGAAATCTATTCCGGTATCGCAACGACATTGGGCGACCGGCCGCTGATCGTCCGCACGCTCGACATTGGCGGCGACAAGCCGGTGCCCTATCTGCCGATGGCGGCCGAGGAAAATCCGGCGCTGGGCCTGCGCGGCGTGCGCCTTAGCCTCGCCCGGCCGGACCTGATGCAGGTGCAGTTGCGCGCGATCCTGCGCGCCGTGCCGGCGGACCAGTGCCGCATCATGCTGCCGATGATCGCCGACCTGTCCGACTATCGCGCGGTCAGGGCGATGCTGGACGCGGAAAAGGCGGCGCTGGGCATCGACGTGCCGGTGCCGCTGGGCGTGATGATCGAGACGCCGGCTGCGGCGATGCTGGCCGACATGCTGGCGGCGGAAGCCGATTTCCTGTCGATCGGCACCAATGACCTGACCCAATATACGCTGGCCGTCGATCGCGGCAATGCCGCGGTGTCGCACCGGATCGATGCGCTGCATCCCGCCGTGCTGCGCCTGATCCGCGAAGTCGGCCGCGGCGCGCAGCGCCATGGCCGCTGGGCCGGCGTCTGTGGCGGCCTTGCCTCCGACCCGCTGGCCGCGCCGATCCTGATCGGCCTTGGCATCACCGAATTGTCCGCCACGCCCGCCGCCATTGCCCGGCTGAAGGCGGTGGTGCGCACGCTCGACATGGCCCGTTGCATCGACCTGGCAGAGCGCGCCTGCGCCGCCGAAAGTGCCGCCGCCGTCCGCGCAATGGCTCAAGGAGTCCTGGCATGA